One window of the Nocardia terpenica genome contains the following:
- a CDS encoding site-specific integrase, giving the protein MTDPSATKTRTRRAEPIDKRTAKNGTVTYTFQVDVGAKPDGTRDRQRFTYRTFTEARREYRRITTEVAEGKYIRLTNLTVDEGCDEWLKGRRKIRRVTLSNYTRHLLPVRRFMGGKKLAQLTKADGDALVAWMLTKGRVDQRLTTRPDSLASRIAAFIAQHSEGISTREIRAEFPGKDIHTSLSALVRAGRIARTGRAMYTATELISATRGVKPVTVRSTLTALGAVVQSYVDQGALPRNVIALVERPSDEIPEDDDAAEAAKSWTVAEVERFREEARGHRLHACWLLSTYGARRSEVLGMRWTRFEDEKLKVRRGRVAIGTETEESLPKSRRSRRDLPPPADLADALRALKTLQKAECLALGIPWSDDRLIAVHEDGTPVRPEWYSDEFQRISKRAGLRRIPLKGLRNTSVSLMLALGIPVHIVAAWHGHDPAVALSIYSDAQPEDLKAAGAALFG; this is encoded by the coding sequence ATGACCGATCCGAGCGCTACCAAGACACGCACGCGCCGCGCCGAACCGATCGACAAACGGACAGCCAAGAACGGGACGGTGACCTACACGTTCCAGGTGGACGTGGGGGCCAAGCCGGACGGCACACGAGACCGGCAGCGGTTCACCTACCGCACCTTCACGGAGGCGCGGCGCGAATACCGCCGGATCACAACGGAGGTGGCCGAAGGCAAGTACATCCGCCTCACGAATCTCACCGTTGACGAAGGGTGCGACGAGTGGCTGAAGGGGCGACGCAAGATCCGTCGGGTCACGCTCTCGAACTACACGCGCCACCTGTTGCCCGTGCGGCGGTTCATGGGCGGCAAGAAGTTGGCGCAGCTCACCAAGGCGGACGGGGACGCGCTCGTAGCATGGATGCTGACCAAAGGGCGTGTAGACCAACGGCTTACGACCCGCCCCGATTCGCTCGCCTCTCGGATTGCCGCATTCATCGCTCAGCATTCCGAAGGCATCTCGACCCGCGAGATTCGGGCGGAGTTCCCCGGCAAGGACATCCACACCTCCCTGTCGGCGCTCGTCCGGGCAGGTCGGATCGCGCGGACCGGCCGCGCGATGTACACGGCTACCGAGCTGATCTCGGCCACGCGCGGAGTCAAGCCGGTCACGGTCCGGTCCACCCTGACCGCGCTCGGTGCGGTCGTACAGTCCTACGTCGATCAGGGTGCGCTGCCGCGCAACGTGATCGCGCTCGTGGAACGCCCAAGCGATGAGATCCCCGAGGACGACGACGCAGCCGAAGCGGCGAAGTCGTGGACTGTGGCCGAAGTGGAGCGCTTCCGAGAGGAAGCGCGCGGCCACCGACTACACGCATGCTGGCTGCTGTCCACCTACGGCGCGCGGCGCTCGGAGGTGCTGGGGATGCGATGGACTCGATTCGAGGACGAGAAACTGAAGGTGCGGCGCGGCCGGGTTGCGATCGGCACCGAGACGGAGGAGAGCCTTCCGAAGTCCAGGCGCAGCCGTCGCGACCTTCCACCGCCCGCCGACCTGGCGGACGCACTGCGCGCGTTGAAGACCCTCCAGAAGGCCGAATGCCTGGCGCTGGGTATCCCGTGGTCCGACGATCGGCTGATCGCAGTGCACGAGGACGGAACGCCCGTCCGGCCCGAGTGGTACTCGGACGAGTTCCAGCGGATCAGCAAGCGCGCCGGACTTCGCCGAATCCCGTTGAAGGGGCTGCGGAACACCTCCGTGTCCCTCATGCTGGCGCTGGGCATCCCGGTGCACATCGTCGCGGCCTGGCACGGCCACGACCCTGCAGTCGCACTGTCGATCTACAGCGACGCACAACCCGAGGATTTGAAGGCGGCGGGGGCCGCTCTCTTCGGATGA
- a CDS encoding DNA polymerase III subunit delta': MAGVFDRLVGQEAVESELTAAAVAARGGVASSAMTHSWLFTGPPGSGRSVAALCFAAALQCTDPGTPGCGHCHACTTTMAGTHGDVRRVVPEGLSIGTKEMRGIVQVASRRPSTGRWQVVVVEDADRLTEAAGNVLLKVVEEPPERTVFLLCAPSTDPEDISVTLRSRCRHMHLVTPSVDAIAQVLRERDGLPADTAAWAASVSGGHVGRARRLATDEQARARRKRALALVAATARPAAAYAAADELVKAADEEAKQVSATRDEREKEELATALGAGGTGKGAASATRGSAGALKDLERRQKSRATRTGRDALDRSLIDVAGLYRDALAVCLGAATPSTGVTLTHPDLPDQIRELATDIRPEGLLRSIESVLACREALDLNVKPRFAVAAMVAALLAARTP; the protein is encoded by the coding sequence GTGGCGGGAGTCTTCGATCGGTTGGTCGGCCAGGAGGCGGTCGAGTCCGAGCTGACCGCTGCCGCGGTGGCCGCGCGCGGCGGGGTGGCGTCGTCGGCCATGACGCATTCGTGGCTGTTCACCGGGCCGCCCGGATCGGGCAGATCCGTTGCGGCGCTGTGCTTCGCCGCGGCACTGCAGTGCACCGACCCGGGCACGCCCGGCTGCGGGCACTGCCACGCCTGCACGACGACCATGGCCGGAACCCACGGCGACGTGCGTCGGGTCGTGCCGGAGGGGCTCAGCATCGGCACCAAGGAGATGCGCGGGATCGTGCAGGTCGCCTCCCGCCGCCCGAGCACCGGCCGCTGGCAGGTGGTCGTCGTCGAGGACGCCGACCGGCTCACCGAGGCCGCGGGCAACGTGCTGCTGAAGGTGGTCGAGGAGCCGCCGGAGCGCACCGTCTTCCTGCTCTGCGCGCCGTCGACCGACCCCGAGGACATCTCGGTCACCCTGCGCTCCCGGTGTCGGCACATGCACCTGGTGACCCCGTCCGTCGACGCCATCGCCCAGGTGCTGCGCGAGCGCGACGGCCTCCCCGCCGACACCGCCGCGTGGGCCGCCTCGGTGAGCGGCGGCCACGTCGGCCGCGCCCGCCGCCTGGCGACCGACGAACAGGCGCGCGCCCGTCGCAAGCGCGCCCTGGCCCTGGTCGCGGCCACCGCGCGCCCGGCCGCCGCCTACGCCGCCGCCGACGAACTGGTCAAGGCGGCCGACGAGGAGGCCAAACAGGTCAGCGCGACCCGCGACGAGCGCGAGAAGGAGGAGCTGGCCACCGCACTCGGCGCGGGTGGCACCGGCAAGGGCGCCGCCTCGGCCACCCGCGGCTCGGCGGGCGCCCTGAAGGACCTCGAGCGCCGCCAGAAATCCCGCGCCACCCGCACCGGCCGCGACGCCCTCGACCGCTCCCTCATCGACGTCGCCGGCCTCTACCGCGACGCCCTCGCCGTCTGCCTCGGCGCCGCCACCCCGTCCACGGGCGTCACCCTCACCCACCCCGACCTCCCCGACCAGATCCGCGAACTCGCCACCGACATCCGCCCCGAGGGCCTACTCCGCTCCATCGAGTCCGTCCTGGCCTGCCGCGAGGCCCTGGACCTCAACGTCAAACCCCGCTTCGCCGTAGCCGCCATGGTCGCCGCCCTGCTAGCCGCCCGCACCCCCTGA
- a CDS encoding DinB family protein, whose amino-acid sequence MIAPSPERNDQEREDLIAMLASQRELFRFTVRGIEDDQARQRTTVSELTLGGLLHHIVKSERHWTTVVVERDENAKVDVSQLNSEYRMGPEETVAGLLEEWDAVAENTARVIRTVDSLDTSIPTPTAPWRPERVWWTVRFTLLHLFREISHHSGHADIIRESLDGANTSYQRAS is encoded by the coding sequence ATGATCGCACCCTCCCCCGAGCGAAACGACCAGGAGCGCGAGGACCTCATCGCCATGCTCGCCAGCCAGCGCGAGCTGTTCCGATTCACGGTGCGCGGTATCGAGGACGACCAGGCCCGGCAGCGCACCACGGTCAGCGAGCTGACCCTCGGCGGGCTGCTGCATCACATCGTCAAGAGCGAGCGACACTGGACTACCGTTGTCGTCGAACGCGACGAGAACGCGAAAGTCGATGTCTCCCAGCTCAATTCGGAGTATCGGATGGGCCCGGAGGAGACGGTCGCGGGCCTGCTCGAGGAATGGGATGCGGTCGCGGAGAACACCGCCCGGGTGATCCGCACGGTCGACAGCCTCGATACCTCCATTCCCACGCCCACCGCGCCGTGGCGGCCCGAAAGAGTGTGGTGGACAGTGCGTTTCACGCTGCTGCACCTGTTCCGGGAGATCTCGCACCACTCCGGGCACGCCGACATCATCCGCGAATCCCTCGACGGGGCGAACACCTCCTATCAGCGCGCGTCCTAG
- the topA gene encoding type I DNA topoisomerase, which produces MATRDRGAAPNSQAAPGQGRPLRRLVIVESPTKAKKIAPYLGRGYTVEASVGHIRDLPRGAADVPAKYKGQPWARLGVDVDNDFEPIYVVSPDKKAKVSELKSLLADADELYLATDPDREGEAIAWHLLETLKPKVPVRRMVFHEITEPAIRAAAADTRELDNDLVDAQETRRILDRLYGYEVSPVLWKKVMPRLSAGRVQSVATRIVVQRERERMAFRSAEYWDIAAKFDAGSGEGDEANPRTFGARLVTVDGSRVVGGRDFGSDGQLRTKGVTVLDEGYARRLAEALQASDFQVSSVESKPYTRRPYAPFMTSTLQQEAARKLRFGSERTMRVAQRLYENGYITYMRTDSTTLSESAIAAARAQATQLYGPQFVHPTPRQYNRKVKNAQEAHEAIRPAGDTFATPGQLHARLDQDEFRLYELIWQRTIASQMADARGTTLTVRITGVADTGEECVFSASGRTITFAGFLKAYVESVDEETGGQSDDAESRLPALAEGQGVTATELTPDGHTTNPPPRYNEASLIKALEELGIGRPSTYSSIIKTILDRGYVYKRGNALVPSWVAFAVVGLLEEYFGRLVDFDFTAAMEDDLDAIAGGREQRGNWLSSFYFGGDNGVEGSVARSGGLKRMVGERLDDIDAREVNSIKLFSDDEGRDVVVRVGRFGPYLERMVANPDDPAGGPVSQRANLPDDLPPDELTPEVAEKLFSTPQEGRELGVDPGTGHRIVAKEGRFGPYVTEVLPEPVEEPEAKKGAKKAAAVKPRTGSLFKSMDLATVTLEDALKLLSLPRVVGVDPASNEEITAQNGRYGPYLKKGTDSRSLATEDQIFSVTLDEALKIYAEPKRRGRQAASTAALRELGADTATGKPMVIKDGRFGPYVTDGETNASLRKGDEVESITDERASELLAERRAKGPVKKAAKKTTKKAAAKKTTAAKKTATKSTAKKATAEKAVKKAAKSSSSPKA; this is translated from the coding sequence GTGGCAACACGAGACCGCGGTGCAGCGCCGAACTCCCAGGCAGCGCCTGGCCAGGGCCGTCCCCTGCGTCGTCTCGTCATCGTCGAGTCACCGACCAAGGCCAAGAAGATCGCCCCGTACCTCGGCCGCGGCTACACCGTCGAGGCATCCGTGGGCCACATCCGCGATCTGCCGCGCGGCGCGGCCGACGTGCCGGCCAAATACAAGGGCCAGCCGTGGGCGCGCCTGGGCGTGGACGTCGACAACGACTTCGAACCCATCTACGTCGTCAGCCCGGACAAGAAGGCCAAGGTCTCCGAGCTGAAGAGCCTGCTCGCCGACGCCGACGAGCTGTATCTGGCCACCGACCCCGACCGCGAGGGCGAGGCCATCGCCTGGCACCTGCTCGAGACGCTCAAGCCCAAGGTGCCGGTCCGGCGCATGGTGTTCCACGAGATCACCGAGCCCGCCATCCGCGCGGCCGCCGCCGACACGCGCGAGCTGGACAACGATCTGGTCGACGCGCAGGAGACCCGCCGCATCCTGGACCGGCTGTACGGCTACGAGGTCAGCCCGGTGCTGTGGAAGAAGGTCATGCCGCGGCTGTCGGCGGGCCGGGTGCAGTCGGTGGCGACCCGGATCGTGGTGCAGCGCGAGCGTGAGCGCATGGCGTTCCGATCCGCCGAGTACTGGGATATCGCGGCCAAGTTCGACGCCGGGAGCGGCGAGGGCGACGAGGCCAACCCGCGGACCTTCGGGGCCCGCCTGGTCACCGTCGACGGGTCGCGCGTGGTGGGCGGCCGCGACTTCGGCTCCGACGGGCAGCTGCGGACCAAGGGCGTCACCGTCCTCGACGAGGGGTATGCGCGCCGACTGGCGGAGGCGTTGCAGGCCAGCGACTTCCAGGTCTCCTCGGTCGAGTCCAAGCCCTACACCCGTCGGCCGTACGCCCCGTTCATGACGTCCACGCTGCAGCAGGAGGCCGCGCGCAAGCTGCGGTTCGGCTCCGAGCGCACGATGCGGGTGGCGCAGCGGCTGTACGAGAACGGCTACATCACCTATATGCGTACCGACTCGACCACGCTGTCCGAGTCGGCCATCGCCGCCGCCCGCGCCCAGGCCACCCAGCTGTACGGGCCGCAGTTCGTGCATCCGACGCCGCGGCAGTACAACCGCAAGGTCAAGAACGCGCAGGAGGCACACGAGGCGATCCGGCCCGCCGGTGACACCTTCGCCACGCCCGGACAGCTGCACGCGCGGCTGGACCAGGACGAATTCCGGCTCTACGAGCTGATCTGGCAGCGCACGATCGCCTCCCAGATGGCCGACGCCCGCGGCACCACGCTGACCGTGCGCATCACCGGCGTCGCCGATACCGGCGAGGAGTGCGTGTTCTCCGCCTCCGGCCGCACCATCACCTTCGCGGGCTTCCTCAAGGCGTACGTGGAGAGCGTCGACGAGGAGACCGGCGGCCAGTCCGACGACGCCGAATCGCGGCTGCCCGCGCTGGCCGAGGGCCAGGGCGTCACCGCCACCGAGCTCACTCCGGACGGGCACACGACCAACCCGCCGCCGCGCTACAACGAAGCGTCGCTGATCAAGGCCCTGGAAGAGCTGGGCATCGGACGCCCGTCGACCTACTCCTCGATCATCAAGACGATCCTGGACCGCGGGTACGTCTACAAGCGCGGCAACGCGCTGGTGCCGTCGTGGGTGGCGTTCGCGGTGGTCGGGCTGCTCGAGGAGTACTTCGGCCGACTGGTCGACTTCGACTTCACCGCCGCCATGGAGGACGATCTCGACGCCATCGCGGGCGGGCGCGAACAGCGCGGAAACTGGTTGTCCAGCTTCTACTTCGGCGGCGACAACGGCGTCGAGGGTTCGGTGGCGCGTTCGGGCGGCCTGAAGCGGATGGTCGGCGAGCGCCTCGACGACATCGACGCGCGCGAGGTCAACTCGATCAAGCTGTTCAGCGACGACGAGGGCCGCGACGTGGTGGTGCGCGTCGGCCGGTTCGGTCCCTATCTGGAGCGCATGGTCGCCAACCCGGACGATCCGGCGGGCGGCCCGGTCTCGCAGCGGGCCAATCTGCCCGACGACCTGCCGCCCGACGAGCTCACCCCCGAGGTGGCCGAGAAGCTGTTCTCGACCCCGCAGGAGGGGCGCGAGCTAGGCGTCGATCCGGGGACCGGGCATCGCATCGTCGCCAAGGAGGGGCGTTTCGGCCCGTACGTCACCGAGGTGCTGCCCGAGCCGGTGGAGGAGCCGGAGGCCAAGAAGGGCGCGAAGAAGGCGGCCGCGGTCAAGCCGCGCACCGGGTCGCTGTTCAAGTCCATGGACCTGGCCACCGTCACCCTCGAGGATGCGCTGAAGCTGCTGTCGCTGCCGCGGGTGGTGGGCGTCGATCCGGCCTCCAACGAGGAGATCACCGCGCAGAACGGCCGCTACGGGCCGTATCTGAAGAAGGGCACGGACTCGCGGTCGCTGGCCACCGAGGACCAGATCTTCAGCGTGACGCTGGACGAGGCCCTGAAGATCTATGCCGAACCCAAGCGCCGGGGCCGCCAGGCCGCGAGCACGGCGGCGCTGCGCGAGCTCGGCGCGGACACGGCCACGGGCAAGCCGATGGTGATCAAGGACGGGCGCTTCGGTCCGTATGTCACCGACGGCGAGACCAATGCCAGCCTGCGCAAGGGCGACGAGGTGGAGTCGATCACCGACGAGCGGGCCTCGGAGCTGCTGGCCGAGCGCCGGGCGAAGGGGCCGGTGAAGAAGGCGGCTAAGAAGACCACCAAGAAGGCGGCCGCCAAGAAGACGACCGCCGCCAAGAAGACGGCGACCAAGTCGACGGCCAAGAAGGCCACGGCCGAGAAGGCCGTCAAGAAGGCCGCGAAGTCGTCCTCCTCGCCCAAGGCGTGA
- a CDS encoding cold-shock protein, with the protein MAQGTVKWFNAEKGFGFIAPEDGSADVFVHYSEIQGTGFRTLEENQKVEFEVGQGTKGPQATGVRALS; encoded by the coding sequence ATGGCACAGGGAACTGTGAAGTGGTTCAACGCGGAGAAGGGGTTCGGCTTCATCGCGCCCGAGGACGGCTCCGCTGACGTCTTCGTCCACTACTCCGAGATCCAGGGGACGGGCTTCCGCACCCTCGAGGAGAACCAGAAGGTCGAGTTCGAGGTCGGCCAGGGCACCAAGGGCCCGCAGGCCACCGGTGTCCGCGCGCTCAGCTGA
- a CDS encoding DEAD/DEAH box helicase, with protein MNPADPITGVATSVGASYGRSLLTRVLSGLPDGDARLTHATELPARAARVTTWPSWVSPDVVAALHTAGISAPWSHQTRTAELAAGGQHVVVCTGTASGKSLGYQLPVLTALQRDPRATALYLSPTKALGADQLRAASALTQDGPLRDIQPASYDGDTPAEVRQWVRANARWVFTNPDMLHLGILRSHRRWGRLLRRLRYVVIDECHAYRGVFGSHVALVLRRLRRLAARYGANPVFVLCSATTADPAAAASRLVGAPCVAVTEDGSPHGARTVALWEPALLTAVTGENGAPVRRSATAEAARIMTDLVAEGARTLTFVRSRRAAEVVALETRRMLGEFDPDLATRVAAYRAGYLADDRRELEAGLSDGSLVGAATTTALELGVDIAGLDAVVIAGFPGTVASFWQQAGRAGRRTQGSLVMLVARDDPLDTYLVHHPQALLGRPVEATITDPRNPYVLEPHLLCAALEEPLTDAEVTEFGAGELAAELAAEGLIRRRESGKGPARWYVTGAAHPHDAVDVRGGIGTPVAIVDEQSGRLLGTTDAGRAPATLHPGAVHLHQGETYIVDELDLEAGVAFVHAEQPGWTTSARALTSIIVDEVGTERVYGEVTAALARVRVDRRVVGYLRTLPTGEVLDLIELELPGQTLPTRAVLYTVTPGLLARAGIDPRRAGGALHAAEHAAIGMLPLVASCDRWDIGGVSTAEHPDTGLPTVFVYDGHPGGAGFAERGFARLRTWLAATREVIESCGCPSGCPSCVQSPKCGNGNHPLDKAGAAALLAAILSELPDDPVDGDDEPRP; from the coding sequence ATGAATCCTGCCGATCCGATCACGGGAGTAGCGACGAGCGTGGGCGCAAGCTATGGCAGATCGTTACTTACTCGTGTCCTGTCGGGACTTCCCGACGGCGATGCCCGGCTCACGCACGCCACCGAGCTTCCGGCGCGCGCGGCACGGGTCACGACCTGGCCGTCCTGGGTATCGCCGGACGTGGTTGCGGCGTTACACACCGCCGGAATCTCCGCGCCGTGGTCGCATCAGACGCGGACCGCCGAGCTCGCGGCCGGTGGGCAGCACGTGGTGGTGTGCACGGGGACGGCCTCGGGCAAATCGCTGGGCTACCAGCTGCCGGTGCTGACGGCGCTGCAGCGGGATCCGCGCGCTACGGCGCTGTATCTGTCGCCGACCAAGGCGCTCGGGGCCGATCAGCTGCGCGCGGCGAGCGCGCTCACCCAGGACGGCCCGCTGCGCGACATCCAGCCCGCCTCCTACGACGGCGACACCCCGGCCGAGGTCCGGCAGTGGGTCCGGGCCAATGCGCGATGGGTGTTCACCAATCCGGACATGCTGCACCTGGGGATTCTGCGGTCGCACCGGCGGTGGGGGCGGCTGCTGCGGCGGCTGCGCTACGTCGTGATCGACGAATGCCATGCCTACCGTGGGGTTTTCGGTTCGCACGTGGCGCTGGTGCTGCGGCGGCTGCGGCGGCTGGCCGCGCGCTACGGGGCGAATCCGGTGTTCGTGCTGTGCTCGGCCACCACCGCCGATCCGGCGGCGGCCGCGTCCCGGCTGGTCGGCGCGCCGTGTGTCGCGGTCACCGAGGACGGCTCGCCGCACGGGGCGCGCACCGTCGCGCTCTGGGAACCCGCCCTGCTCACGGCGGTGACCGGGGAGAACGGCGCACCGGTGCGACGATCGGCCACCGCCGAGGCCGCCCGGATCATGACCGATCTGGTGGCCGAGGGCGCGCGGACGCTGACCTTCGTGCGCTCGCGGCGGGCGGCCGAGGTCGTGGCACTGGAGACGCGGCGCATGCTGGGCGAGTTCGACCCCGATCTGGCCACCCGGGTGGCCGCCTACCGGGCCGGATATCTCGCCGACGATCGCCGCGAACTGGAGGCCGGGTTGTCCGACGGCTCGCTGGTCGGCGCCGCGACGACGACCGCGCTGGAACTGGGCGTGGACATCGCCGGGTTGGACGCGGTGGTGATCGCGGGCTTCCCGGGCACGGTCGCCTCGTTCTGGCAGCAGGCCGGGCGGGCGGGGCGGCGCACGCAGGGCTCGCTGGTAATGCTGGTGGCCCGCGACGATCCGCTCGATACCTACCTGGTCCATCATCCGCAGGCGCTGCTCGGGCGGCCGGTGGAGGCGACCATCACCGATCCGCGCAATCCCTATGTGCTGGAGCCACATCTGCTGTGCGCGGCCCTGGAGGAACCGCTCACCGATGCCGAGGTGACCGAGTTCGGCGCCGGGGAGCTGGCCGCCGAGCTCGCCGCGGAGGGGTTGATCCGGCGGCGCGAGAGCGGGAAGGGCCCGGCCCGCTGGTACGTCACCGGGGCCGCGCATCCGCACGACGCCGTCGATGTGCGGGGCGGGATCGGCACGCCCGTCGCGATCGTGGACGAGCAGAGCGGGCGACTGCTCGGGACCACCGATGCCGGGCGGGCGCCCGCGACCCTGCATCCGGGCGCGGTGCATCTGCATCAGGGCGAGACCTACATCGTCGACGAGCTGGATCTGGAGGCCGGGGTGGCATTCGTCCACGCCGAGCAGCCGGGGTGGACGACCAGCGCCCGCGCGCTCACCTCGATCATCGTCGACGAGGTGGGTACGGAGCGGGTGTACGGCGAGGTCACCGCCGCCCTGGCGCGGGTGCGGGTGGACCGGCGGGTGGTGGGTTATCTGCGCACGCTGCCGACCGGTGAGGTGCTGGACCTGATCGAGCTCGAACTGCCCGGGCAAACCCTGCCGACCCGGGCCGTGCTGTACACCGTGACGCCGGGGCTGCTGGCCCGGGCCGGGATCGATCCGCGGCGAGCGGGCGGGGCGCTGCATGCCGCCGAGCATGCCGCGATCGGCATGCTGCCCCTGGTCGCCAGCTGCGATCGATGGGATATCGGCGGGGTGTCGACGGCGGAACATCCCGATACCGGGCTGCCCACCGTCTTCGTCTACGACGGTCACCCGGGCGGCGCGGGTTTTGCCGAGCGGGGGTTCGCCCGGCTGCGGACGTGGCTGGCGGCGACGCGCGAGGTCATCGAATCGTGCGGCTGCCCGAGCGGGTGTCCGTCCTGCGTGCAGTCGCCCAAGTGCGGCAACGGCAATCATCCGCTGGACAAGGCCGGGGCCGCCGCGCTGCTCGCGGCGATCCTGTCCGAGCTGCCCGACGATCCGGTGGACGGCGACGACGAACCCCGGCCGTGA
- a CDS encoding Rv3654c family TadE-like protein, with protein MSARRWRADSGVATVAACLALTGLLAASVLIGQVGAVVVARHRAQAAADLSALAAAGAVDSGAEAACTRAREIAAAMRVGVRSCTITGWDATLTVESSVTAGPLGTHAVKAVARAGPVDDNS; from the coding sequence GTGAGCGCCCGGCGGTGGCGGGCCGACTCCGGTGTCGCGACCGTCGCGGCCTGTCTGGCCCTGACCGGGCTGCTCGCGGCGTCGGTGCTGATCGGGCAGGTCGGCGCGGTCGTGGTGGCCCGCCACCGCGCCCAGGCCGCCGCCGACCTGAGCGCCCTCGCCGCCGCGGGCGCCGTGGACTCCGGCGCCGAGGCCGCGTGCACTCGGGCCCGGGAGATTGCCGCGGCGATGCGGGTCGGCGTGCGGTCCTGCACGATCACCGGCTGGGACGCCACGCTCACCGTCGAATCGAGTGTCACCGCGGGGCCACTCGGAACCCATGCGGTAAAGGCGGTCGCCCGCGCCGGACCCGTCGACGACAACTCTTGA
- a CDS encoding TadE family type IV pilus minor pilin — MRPSGPPSPGAGDRGAVTVEAAIALAALVVAVLVCLGALLAVSAQIRCVDAAREAARLAARGADTDAVPAAHRIAPPGARISVRTDGDRVVAVVSARAPALPMLMLRAEAVAAREPGEP; from the coding sequence GTGAGGCCGTCCGGGCCGCCGAGCCCCGGCGCGGGCGATCGCGGTGCGGTCACGGTCGAGGCGGCGATCGCCCTCGCCGCGCTCGTCGTCGCGGTGCTGGTGTGCCTGGGTGCCCTGCTGGCGGTGTCGGCGCAGATCCGCTGCGTCGACGCCGCCCGCGAGGCGGCCCGGCTGGCCGCCCGGGGCGCCGACACCGACGCGGTGCCCGCCGCCCACCGGATCGCCCCGCCGGGCGCGCGGATCAGCGTCCGCACCGACGGCGACCGCGTCGTCGCCGTGGTCTCGGCCCGGGCCCCGGCCCTGCCGATGCTGATGCTGCGTGCCGAGGCGGTCGCGGCGCGCGAACCGGGGGAGCCGTGA
- a CDS encoding DUF4244 domain-containing protein has translation MLWDIRTRLIRAIVADEGMSTAEYAIGTLAAAAFGAILYTVVTGDSIVAALTGIIDKALKTSV, from the coding sequence CTGCTGTGGGACATCCGCACCCGCCTGATCCGGGCGATCGTCGCCGACGAGGGAATGTCCACCGCCGAATACGCCATCGGCACCTTGGCGGCCGCGGCCTTCGGCGCGATCCTGTACACGGTGGTGACCGGCGATTCGATCGTCGCCGCCCTCACCGGAATCATCGACAAGGCGCTGAAGACGTCGGTGTGA
- a CDS encoding type II secretion system F family protein, whose product MNGPPMALLLLAIALTIVPPGVTPLRRLVAVPGGHGKRTTLSRKGIRQDALATASTLDLLAACLRAGLPAATAARAVAAVGPGALGAGLRRAADLLALGADPDAAWQHVAPDAAAPELHALVRLVRRSARSGASLAEAVSELAEQCRHAVEDAAVARAERAGVLIAGPLGLCFLPAFVCLGIVPVVVGLAGRVLGGGLL is encoded by the coding sequence ATGAACGGCCCACCGATGGCCTTGCTGCTCTTGGCAATCGCACTCACGATCGTCCCGCCCGGCGTGACACCGCTCAGGCGGTTGGTGGCAGTGCCGGGTGGACATGGAAAGCGAACTACATTGTCCCGCAAGGGAATACGACAGGATGCCCTGGCGACGGCCTCGACCCTGGATCTGTTGGCGGCCTGCCTGCGGGCCGGTCTACCGGCGGCAACGGCGGCCCGCGCCGTCGCCGCCGTCGGCCCCGGCGCACTCGGGGCGGGGCTGCGCCGGGCGGCCGACCTGCTCGCACTCGGTGCGGACCCGGATGCGGCCTGGCAGCACGTCGCGCCCGACGCCGCGGCACCCGAACTGCACGCGCTCGTCCGGCTGGTGCGCCGATCGGCCCGCTCGGGAGCATCGCTGGCCGAGGCGGTGAGCGAACTGGCCGAGCAGTGCCGCCATGCGGTCGAGGACGCCGCCGTGGCCCGGGCCGAGCGGGCGGGCGTGCTGATCGCAGGCCCGCTCGGCCTCTGCTTCCTGCCCGCCTTCGTCTGCCTGGGCATCGTGCCGGTCGTGGTGGGCCTGGCCGGCCGGGTGCTCGGCGGTGGGCTGCTGTGA